One genomic region from Ovis canadensis isolate MfBH-ARS-UI-01 breed Bighorn chromosome 24, ARS-UI_OviCan_v2, whole genome shotgun sequence encodes:
- the INTS15 gene encoding integrator complex subunit 15 isoform X2, whose amino-acid sequence MCNYFQEQTKDSVRQIIFSSLFSPQGNKADDSRMSLLGKLVSMAVAVCRVPVLECAASWLQRTPVVYCVRLARALVDDYCCLVPGSVQTLKQIFSASPRFCCQFITSVTALYDLSSDDLIPPLDLLEMIVNWILEDPRLILITFLNTPIAANLPIGFLELTPLTGLIRWCVKAPLAHKRKKKAPLANGHVAAKVPKDSGGAERDSHLLYSKLHLSVLQVLLMLQAHLTEKNLYGRLGLVLFDHMVPLVEEVNRLADELNPLNASQEIELALDRLAQALQVAMASGALLCTRDDLRTLCSRLPHNNLLQLVISGPVQQSPHTGLPPGFYPHIHTPPLGYGAVPAHPAAHPALPTHPGHTFISGMTFPFRPIH is encoded by the exons ATGTGCAATTATTTCCAGGAGCAAACCAAGGACTCTGTCCGGCAGATTATTTTTTCATCCCTTTTCAGTCCCCAAGGGAACAAAGCGGATGACAGCCGGATGAGCTTGTTGGGAAAACTTGTCTCTATGGCAGTGGCTGTGTGTCGGGTCCCAGTGTTGGAGTGTGCAGCGTCCTGGCTCCAG CGGACGCCTGTGGTCTATTGTGTGCGGTTAGCCCGGGCCCTCGTGGACGACTACTGCTGTCTGGTGCCAGGATCTGTTCAGACACTGAAGCAGATATTCAGCGCCAGCCCTCGCTTCTGCTGCCAGTTCATCACCTCTGTCACCGCACTGTACGACTTGTCGTCAG ACGATCTCATCCCCCCGTTGGACCTGCTTGAGATGATAGTCAATTGGATCTTGGAGGACCCCAGGTTGATCCTCATCACCTTCCTGAATACTCCAATTGCCGCCAACCTCCCGATAGGATTTTTAGAGCTCACGCCGCTCACCGGATTGATCCGCTGGTGCGTGAAGGCCCCCCTGGCtcacaaaaggaagaagaaggccCCCTTAGCCAATGGCCACGTCGCCGCCAAAGTCCCGAAGGACTCGGGCGGGGCGGAGCGGGACTCTCACCTCCTGTACTCCAAGCTGCACCTGAGCGTGCTGCAGGTGCTCCTGATGCTGCAGGCGCACCTGACCGAGAAGAACCTGTACGGCCGCCTGGGGCTCGTCCTCTTTGACCACATGGTCCCGCTGGTGGAGGAGGTGAACAGGCTGGCGGATGAACTGAACCCCCTCAACGCCTCCCAGGAGATCGAGCTCGCCCTGGACCGGCTCGCACAGGCTCTGCAGGTGGCCATGGCCTCCGGGGCCCTGCTGTGCACGAGAG ATGACCTGAGAACCCTGTGCTCCAGGCTGCCTCATAATAA CCTGCTCCAGCTGGTGATCTCGGGCCCCGTGCAGCAGTCGCCCCACACGGGGCTTCCCCCTGGGTTCTACCCCCACATCCACACGCCCCCACTGGGCTACGGGGCCGTGCCAGCCCACCCGGCTGCCCACCCCGCCCTGCCCACGCACCCCGGGCACACCTTCATCTCAGGCATGACCTTCCCGTTCAGGCCCATCCACTAG
- the ZDHHC4 gene encoding palmitoyltransferase ZDHHC4 isoform X1, giving the protein MDFLVLFLLYLALVLLGFVMICLASKTHYLQGLISRGAQIFSYIIPECLQRAMLRVLHYLFHTRNYTFVILHLILQGMVYTEYTWEIFGLCQQLEFSLYYLFLPYLLLIVNLVFFTLSCVTDPGTITKANELLFLQVYEFDEVMFPKNVRCPTCDLRKPARSKHCSVCNRCVHRFDHHCVWVNNCVGAWNTRYFLSYLLTLTASAATMAVVSTVFLVRLVVMSDVYLQTYVDDLGHLQVVDTVFLVQYLFLTFPRIVFLVGFVVVLSFLLGGYLCFSLYLAAINQTTNEWHKGSRAWCQRCPHTARPPAAEPQAYRNIHSHGLWSNLREIFLPATARYERKKK; this is encoded by the exons ATGGACTTTCTGGTTCTCTTCCTGCTCTACCTGGCTTTGGTGCTGCTTGGTTTCGTGATGATCTGCTTAGCTTCGAAAACCCATTACTTGCAAGGCCTGATCAGCAGAGGCGCACAG atattttcatatataattcCAGAATGTCTTCAGAGAGCCATGCTAAGAGTGCTTCATTACCTCTTCCATACAAG AAACTACACCTTCGTTATCCTGCATCTCATCTTGCAAGGGATGGTTTATACCGAATACACCTGGGAAATATTCGGCCTCTGTCAACAGCTGGAGTTCTCTTTGTATTACCTTTTTCTGCCTTATCTGCTGCTGATTGTAAACCTGGTTTTTTTCACCCTAAGTTGTGTAACCGACCCTG GTACCATAACAAAAGCAAACGAATTACTGTTCCTTCAAGTTTATGAATTCGATGAAGTGATGTTCCCAAAGAACGTGAGGTGCCCTACTTGTGATTTAAGGAAACCAGCCCGGTCCAAGCACTGCA GTGTGTGCAACCGGTGTGTGCACCGGTTTGACCATCACTGTGTATGGGTGAACAACTGCGTCGGGGCCTGGAACACCCGGTACTTCCTCTCCTACCTCTTGACGCTGACGGCCTCGGCTGCCACCATGGCCGTGGTGAGCACCGTGTTCCTGGTCCGGCTGGTGGTGATGTCAGACGTGTACCTGCAGACCTACGTCGATGACCTCGGCCACCTGCAGGTTGTCGACACTGTCTTTCTTGTTCAG TACCTGTTCCTGACCTTCCCAAGGATCGTCTTCCTGGTGGGCTTTGTCGTGGTGCTGAGCTTCCTCCTGGGGGGCTACCTGTGCTTCTCTCTGTATCTGGCTGCCATTAACCAGACCACTAATGAGTGGCACAAAGGCAGCCGAGCCTGGTGCCAGCGCTGTCCTCACACGGCCAGGCCCCCAGCAGCGGAGCCCCAGGCCTACCGGAACATCCACTCGCATGGGCTTTGGAGCAACCTTCGGGAGATCTTTCTACCTGCTACTGCACGttatgagagaaagaagaaatag
- the INTS15 gene encoding integrator complex subunit 15 isoform X1, with protein MSDIRHSLLRRDALSAAKEVLYHLDIYFSSQLQSAPLPIVDKGPVELLEEFVFQVPKERGAQPKRLNSLQELQLLEIMCNYFQEQTKDSVRQIIFSSLFSPQGNKADDSRMSLLGKLVSMAVAVCRVPVLECAASWLQRTPVVYCVRLARALVDDYCCLVPGSVQTLKQIFSASPRFCCQFITSVTALYDLSSDDLIPPLDLLEMIVNWILEDPRLILITFLNTPIAANLPIGFLELTPLTGLIRWCVKAPLAHKRKKKAPLANGHVAAKVPKDSGGAERDSHLLYSKLHLSVLQVLLMLQAHLTEKNLYGRLGLVLFDHMVPLVEEVNRLADELNPLNASQEIELALDRLAQALQVAMASGALLCTRDDLRTLCSRLPHNNLLQLVISGPVQQSPHTGLPPGFYPHIHTPPLGYGAVPAHPAAHPALPTHPGHTFISGMTFPFRPIH; from the exons ATGAGCGACATCCGCCACTCGCTGCTGCGCCGCGACGCGCTGAGCGCCGCCAAGGAGGTGCTGTACCACCTGGACATCTATTTCAGCAGCCAGCTGCAGAGCGCGCCGCTGCCCATCGTGGACAAGGGCCCCGTGGAGCTGCTCGAGGAGTTCGTGTTCCAGGTGCCCAAGGAGCGCGGCGCGCAGCCCAAG AGATTAAATTCACTGCAGGAGCTCCAACTTCTTGAAATCATGTGCAATTATTTCCAGGAGCAAACCAAGGACTCTGTCCGGCAGATTATTTTTTCATCCCTTTTCAGTCCCCAAGGGAACAAAGCGGATGACAGCCGGATGAGCTTGTTGGGAAAACTTGTCTCTATGGCAGTGGCTGTGTGTCGGGTCCCAGTGTTGGAGTGTGCAGCGTCCTGGCTCCAG CGGACGCCTGTGGTCTATTGTGTGCGGTTAGCCCGGGCCCTCGTGGACGACTACTGCTGTCTGGTGCCAGGATCTGTTCAGACACTGAAGCAGATATTCAGCGCCAGCCCTCGCTTCTGCTGCCAGTTCATCACCTCTGTCACCGCACTGTACGACTTGTCGTCAG ACGATCTCATCCCCCCGTTGGACCTGCTTGAGATGATAGTCAATTGGATCTTGGAGGACCCCAGGTTGATCCTCATCACCTTCCTGAATACTCCAATTGCCGCCAACCTCCCGATAGGATTTTTAGAGCTCACGCCGCTCACCGGATTGATCCGCTGGTGCGTGAAGGCCCCCCTGGCtcacaaaaggaagaagaaggccCCCTTAGCCAATGGCCACGTCGCCGCCAAAGTCCCGAAGGACTCGGGCGGGGCGGAGCGGGACTCTCACCTCCTGTACTCCAAGCTGCACCTGAGCGTGCTGCAGGTGCTCCTGATGCTGCAGGCGCACCTGACCGAGAAGAACCTGTACGGCCGCCTGGGGCTCGTCCTCTTTGACCACATGGTCCCGCTGGTGGAGGAGGTGAACAGGCTGGCGGATGAACTGAACCCCCTCAACGCCTCCCAGGAGATCGAGCTCGCCCTGGACCGGCTCGCACAGGCTCTGCAGGTGGCCATGGCCTCCGGGGCCCTGCTGTGCACGAGAG ATGACCTGAGAACCCTGTGCTCCAGGCTGCCTCATAATAA CCTGCTCCAGCTGGTGATCTCGGGCCCCGTGCAGCAGTCGCCCCACACGGGGCTTCCCCCTGGGTTCTACCCCCACATCCACACGCCCCCACTGGGCTACGGGGCCGTGCCAGCCCACCCGGCTGCCCACCCCGCCCTGCCCACGCACCCCGGGCACACCTTCATCTCAGGCATGACCTTCCCGTTCAGGCCCATCCACTAG
- the ZDHHC4 gene encoding palmitoyltransferase ZDHHC4 isoform X2 translates to MLRVLHYLFHTRNYTFVILHLILQGMVYTEYTWEIFGLCQQLEFSLYYLFLPYLLLIVNLVFFTLSCVTDPGTITKANELLFLQVYEFDEVMFPKNVRCPTCDLRKPARSKHCSVCNRCVHRFDHHCVWVNNCVGAWNTRYFLSYLLTLTASAATMAVVSTVFLVRLVVMSDVYLQTYVDDLGHLQVVDTVFLVQYLFLTFPRIVFLVGFVVVLSFLLGGYLCFSLYLAAINQTTNEWHKGSRAWCQRCPHTARPPAAEPQAYRNIHSHGLWSNLREIFLPATARYERKKK, encoded by the exons ATGCTAAGAGTGCTTCATTACCTCTTCCATACAAG AAACTACACCTTCGTTATCCTGCATCTCATCTTGCAAGGGATGGTTTATACCGAATACACCTGGGAAATATTCGGCCTCTGTCAACAGCTGGAGTTCTCTTTGTATTACCTTTTTCTGCCTTATCTGCTGCTGATTGTAAACCTGGTTTTTTTCACCCTAAGTTGTGTAACCGACCCTG GTACCATAACAAAAGCAAACGAATTACTGTTCCTTCAAGTTTATGAATTCGATGAAGTGATGTTCCCAAAGAACGTGAGGTGCCCTACTTGTGATTTAAGGAAACCAGCCCGGTCCAAGCACTGCA GTGTGTGCAACCGGTGTGTGCACCGGTTTGACCATCACTGTGTATGGGTGAACAACTGCGTCGGGGCCTGGAACACCCGGTACTTCCTCTCCTACCTCTTGACGCTGACGGCCTCGGCTGCCACCATGGCCGTGGTGAGCACCGTGTTCCTGGTCCGGCTGGTGGTGATGTCAGACGTGTACCTGCAGACCTACGTCGATGACCTCGGCCACCTGCAGGTTGTCGACACTGTCTTTCTTGTTCAG TACCTGTTCCTGACCTTCCCAAGGATCGTCTTCCTGGTGGGCTTTGTCGTGGTGCTGAGCTTCCTCCTGGGGGGCTACCTGTGCTTCTCTCTGTATCTGGCTGCCATTAACCAGACCACTAATGAGTGGCACAAAGGCAGCCGAGCCTGGTGCCAGCGCTGTCCTCACACGGCCAGGCCCCCAGCAGCGGAGCCCCAGGCCTACCGGAACATCCACTCGCATGGGCTTTGGAGCAACCTTCGGGAGATCTTTCTACCTGCTACTGCACGttatgagagaaagaagaaatag